The following proteins are encoded in a genomic region of Diadema setosum chromosome 10, eeDiaSeto1, whole genome shotgun sequence:
- the LOC140233930 gene encoding uncharacterized protein translates to MAYALPSFLLTNARSLNNKFDEFHAVVLDQNVEVAVVTETWFSHDQPIQTMSIADYDVFYKSRQKSRGGGVAVYARDLLRSQPLDVTVPPELEIVWVKLRPTRAPRSISFMVVAAIYHPPRSDKPDILIEHLHSTMDSIRTKHQNVGFAILGDLNDLDISSLLLDNDFKQIVHVPTRGSRTLDQIVTNFQEHYEAPISCSPLGASDHSVITWSPNHRPRPTPNVTRTKISRPMRDSDIREFGARLANHDWSELFSISDANEKCELFYAELVPMIDTYFPTLVVKLHINDRPWMTPAIKSMIMKRQKAFERKEDKKWRGLRNKIQREIISAKANYYSKRVQQLKHSNPSAWFQHIGKLTSGPRKSPLIRIDNIEPTDYKSTANMINTQFVNVTSDIPPLDALHLPAFLPSREPCPLVQPWEVYRELKRIKPRTAPGPDGIPALCEYQNTYSDWQKLRSGAPQGTRLGPIIFLAMINEACSNEVIPCLKYVDDLTLLECRNLGAVSTIQEAVTRLHIWSEQNFMKLNPKKCSSMQIYFARQVPQPSDIVIGDTVVAQVNEIKLLGVTVQQDLRCYSHVNDMLKKANTRLHFLRVLKGLRMCLADMIVIYCTFVRPVVEYCEVVWCSGLSVSQVNDIERVQKRACRIMLGSQYECHDDALVRCNLAKLSDRRISLCVKFAQSIAKTDSRLHDLIPARRMSYHGRLERTGMFRENPLNGVRHFARRASSKMSATDEIGAKSSNTTGPKRDETGTG, encoded by the exons ATGGCGTACGCACTGCCATCTTTTCTTCTTACCAACGCCAGATCTTTGAACAACAAATTTGACGAGTTCCATGCCGTCGTTCTCGATCAAAACGTTGAAGTCGCCGTTGTGACTGAAACATGGTTTAGTCACGATCAACCGATCCAGACGATGTCTATCGCTGACTATGATGTTTTCTACAAATCACGTCAGAAATCAAGAGGAGGTGGGGTTGCCGTGTATGCTAGAGATCTACTACGCTCTCAACCTCTGGATGTCACCGTTCCGCCTGAGCTAGAGATCGTATGGGTTAAACTCCGCCCGACAAGAGCGCCACGATCGATTTCGTTCATGGTGGTGGCCGCGATATATCACCCACCAAGGAGCGACAAGCCGGATATACTCATTGAGCACCTTCACTCCACAATGGATTCAATAAGAACCAAGCACCAAAATGTCGGATTTGCGATTCTGGGTGATCTAAATGACCTAGATATATCATCACTTCTGTTGGACAATGACTTCAAACagattgtacatgtaccaaccAGAGGCAGCCGTACCTTGGACCAAATCGTCACTAACTTTCAAGAGCATTATGAGGCCCCCATCTCGTGTTCGCCCCTAGGAGCCAGTGACCATAGCGTGATAACATGGTCACCAAATCATCGACCACGCCCCACTCCAAATGTCACGCGAACGAAGATCTCCCGCCCAATGAGAGACAGTGACATCCGGGAGTTTGGAGCCAGACTGGCGAATCATGACTGGTCTGAACTTTTCTCCATAAGTGATGCCAACGAAAAGTGTGAACTTTTTTACGCAGAACTGGTTCCGATGATCGACACGTACTTTCCAACGCTAGTTGTGAAGTTGCACATAAATGATAGACCATGGATGACACCAGCCATTaaatcaatgataatgaagagacaaaaagcatttgagagaaaagaggACAAAAAATGGCGCGGCCTTCGGAACAAAATCCAGCGAGAAATCATATCTGCCAAAGCCAATTATTACTCGAAAAGGGTGCAACAGCTCAAACACTCTAATCCATCAGCCTGGTTTCAACATATCGGAAAACTTACGTCTGGGCCAAGGAAGTCCCCCTTGATCCGAATTGACAACATTGAACCAACAGATTATAAGTCAACTGCAAACATGATTAACACACAGTTCGTCAATGTCACTTCCGACATCCCGCCGCTTGATGCACTTCACCTCCCGGCATTTCTTCCCTCTCGAGAGCCCTGCCCCCTTGTACAACCATGGGAAGTCTACCGAGAGCTCAAGCGCATCAAACCCCGTACAGCCCCAGGACCTGATGGCATTCCCGCCC TGTGTGAATATCAGAATACATATTCAGATTGGCAGAAGCTCCGCTCAGGAGCCCCGCAGGGCACCCGTCTTGGCCCCATCATCTTTCTGGCGATGATTAATGAAGCATGCAGCAATGAAGTGATCCCTTGCTTGAAATACGTGGACGACCTCACCCTTCTGGAGTGCAGAAACCTCGGTGCAGTGTCCACCATACAGGAAGCCGTGACACGTTTGCACATCTGGTCAGAGCAAAACTTCATGAAACTTAACCCGAAAAAATGCTCGTCAATGCAAATTTACTTTGCTCGCCAAGTGCCGCAACCATCAGATATCGTGATCGGAGATACAGTTGTAGCCCAAGTGAATGAGATCAAACTTCTTGGTGTAACAGTGCAACAGGATCTGAGATGTTATAGTCACGTGAATGATATGCTGAAGAAAGCCAATACGAGACTCCACTTTCTGCGAGTCCTGAAGGGTTTGCGTATGTGCCTTGCTGACATGATTGTCATCTACTGTACCTTCGTTCGCCCTGTCGTGGAGTATTGCGAGGTGGTGTGGTGCTCAGGCCTATCAGTTTCCCAAGTAAATGACATCGAGAGAGTGCAGAAACGCGCGTGCCGCATTATGCTTGGGTCACAGTATGAGTGTCATGATGACGCCCTGGTGAGATGTAACCTGGCGAAGTTAAGTGACCGTCGCATCTCCCTATGTGTGAAATTTGCTCAGAGCATCGCAAAGACAGACTCTCGCCTTCATGACTTAATCCCAGCCAGGAGAATGAGTTATCATGGACGTTTAGAAAGAACTG GAATGTTCCGCGAAAATCCCTTGAATGGCGTGCGTCACTTCGCGAGGAGGGCGTCGTCGAAGATGAGCGCGACGGACGAGATCGGGGCGAAAAGCTCGAACACGACGGGTCCAAAACGAGATGAAACGGGAACGGGATGA
- the LOC140233931 gene encoding uncharacterized protein, producing the protein MASHMNTPDIPDDVMPVRDSKYYTPLEFNDIVSYSSDNISLLHINSRSLNKNFEYLENLLHSLNNFEFSVIGISETWLHQNSPDIFNLPNHKLVRADRQGKRGGGVAFYIAQNLQFKIRSEITLRYAETLFIEIENPLSKNVIIGLIYRPPDLNCELFCDELDLYLHKIGNESKHVFIFGDFNINFSPTSDNNNSLNFMHLMYSYGFMSIINKPTRINPHSSTQIDNIFSNVYNNTIMGGILCSEVSDHLPIFSICECKVGRNKLHDKIWYYKESKRNVELLKQNLFLEEWTDIYSINNVNLAYKCFNDKLLYYYENNIPLCRIRINRNKPRNPWITKGILKSIKTRNFLYKLHIRNPTEYNLNMYKVYRNKLTKLIHVSQVLSERGLGGGSVCTYMLPFPIPSSVRFRLSTLGSPLGSVRG; encoded by the exons ATGGCGTCACATATGAATACCCCTGATATTCCTGATGACGTTATGCCTGTGCGCGACAGTAAATATTACACACCCCTTGAATTCAATGATATTGTATCGTATAGTTCAgataatatttcacttcttcatataaactctaggagtttgaataaaaattttgaatatttggaaaatcttttgcactctttaaacaattttgaattttctgttatTGGAATAAGTGAAACTTGGTTACATCAAAACTCCCCAGATATCTTTAATTTACCCAATCATAAATTAGTTAGGGCTGATCGTCAAGGAAAAAGGGGTGGCGGTGTTGCGTTTTATATTGCGcaaaatttacagttcaaaatcCGTTCTGAAATCACGTTAAGATATGCAGAAAcgttatttattgaaattgagaACCCACTCtctaaaaatgttattataggtttaatctatcgacctcctgatctgaattgtgaattattttgtgatgaattggatttatatctccataagataggtaatgaaagtaaacatgtttttatttttggtgatttcaacattaACTTTTCGCCCACATCCGATAACAATAATTCccttaattttatgcatttaatgtattcatatggGTTTATGTCAATTATCAATAAACCCACCAGGATAAATCCACACTCGTCAACtcagattgataatatattttcgaatgtgtataataatacaattatggggggtatattatgttctgaagtttctgatcatttaccaatattttcaatttgtgaatgtaaAGTGGGTCGTAATAAattacatgataaaatatggtattATAAAGAGTCAAAACGTAATGTGGAATTATTGAAACAGAATTTATTTTTAGAGGAATGGACAGATATTTATAGTATTAACAATGTTAATTTggcatataaatgttttaatgataaattattatattattatgaaaataatattcctttatgCAGAATAAGAATTAACCGAAATAAACCAAGAAATCCTTGGATTAcaaaaggtattttgaaatccataaaaactcgtaattttttgtataagttacacattcgtaacccaactgaatataatttgaatatgtataaagtttatcgaaataaattgacaaaattgattc ATGTCTCGCAGGTGCTCTCAGAGAGAGGTTTGGGTGGAGGCAGCGTCTGCACCTACATGTTACCCTTCCCTATACCTTCCAGCGTGAGATTTCGTCTCTCCACACTCG GGTCACCGCTAGGAAGCGTAAGAGGGTGA